Proteins encoded in a region of the bacterium genome:
- the cmr6 gene encoding type III-B CRISPR module RAMP protein Cmr6 gives GETPGDWHNPTPIFFLAVEKGTKFRFALASKSENLVKKAKELLKEAVKKIGIGAKTSAGYGYFK, from the coding sequence GGAGAAACTCCTGGTGACTGGCATAACCCTACCCCAATATTTTTCTTAGCAGTAGAAAAGGGAACGAAATTTAGATTTGCTCTGGCATCAAAGAGTGAAAATTTAGTTAAAAAAGCGAAAGAATTGCTCAAAGAGGCTGTTAAGAAGATAGGCATTGGTGCGAAGACCTCCGCTGGCTATGGATACTTTAAATAG